agtgctctattcttacccccatggacatgcaatattcattaaacgcttgggacgtaaactcaccagcattgtctagacgtatagtcttaagagggaaatctggaaagtgtgctctcagccttatcATTTGGGCAAGGagccgtgcaaaggctaggtTCCTAGTGGATAGTAGgcagacatgcgaccatctggtcgatgcatcaatgaggaccatgaagtatctaaacgtcccacaaggtgggtgtattggtccacatatgtctccttgaatcctttccagaaagtttaaggtttctttgttaaccttggctggtgatggcctagtaatgagtttcccttgtgcacatgctgcacatgtgagattctTATATGGGATAACTCCTTTGATCatgtgcccttgtgaattcattatcaactttcgcatcatgcttgttccgggatggccaagccggttatgccataaagtgaatagctcggaggcatttgcctcgatcatactgatccGTGCATAGTATAGACCAGTACGCATTGCGGGTATAGTCTCTAGGATCTTCTTATTGCCCTTGGTGATCGAAATTATGttaaggaactccttgtttccttcttcccatgtttcaaggtgaAAACCGTTTAATCTTATgtccttgaaactcaataagcttcttctagagcttggggaatacagggcggttttgatctctaggtgagtgccattaggcatcatcacataggcttggccgtgaccttcaatcaggctagCCTCACCCGCAATGGTATGTACCTTTGCgctttgcattgtgagatttatgaagtaccttttgtctctaagtattgtatgacttgtgccactatccaccacaagtatactcatctcatcattcattctataaataaaatttctaaactttagagacttcataagatgtttaaaactcttcttattaaaaattccattacataaaataaaaacaccaaatcaaaaacataaagcaataagacaatgtgattcgaaaactagtccttgagacaatcggatgtctcaaaatccattaggtcatcttggttatccttgtcggattcattgtcagcatcataccCATATCCCTTGTCCTCATGGACgttttcttggatcatgtttgcctccgggttcttgttcttgatgctctcttggtagaggtcgcaCAAGTGTTTCGGAGTTCTACAATTCTTTGCCCAATGGTTGTCACTCCCGCATCTATGGCATAGAGACTTGttggacgtgtaagatggtttggatatgccacctcgtCCGCGGCCGTAGCTGCCTCGACCCCGgccgtaattggaaccacgaccacggttattgtggtttcctttccggccaGTTGAGTAGCCATCTCGGCCGTTTGAGTTATCACGTCCACGCCTCTTGAACCCACCACGGCTATTGCCGTATGGTTTCTTGTTGTCTTGGACAAAGTATGTCTCATTGGGATCCTTCTTCTCAACCTCATGGGCTTCGGGTGGTGGTGCTGTCCCGGCCGGTCTAACTCCgttactctttagtaggagttcattgtttgcctcggccaggagtagacatgagatcagatcagtgtatgtggcAAAACCCTTTGTCCTGTATTGCTCTTGCAACACAGAATTCGAGTGATTAAAGGTAGTAtaggtcttttcaagcatcatGCTATCGGTTACCTCTTCACCACACAACTTTAGTATTGAGACAATCTTGAATAGAGCTGAATTGTAATCATCCACCGACTTATAGTCTAAGAATCTTAGATGCATCCAATCATGCCTTgcttttggaagcaacaccatcctgtggtgatcatatctattctttaaagccatccaaagatctagtggattctcgattgtcatgtactgatctttaagaCCATCAATGAGATGATGCCGCATAAGGCCTAAGGCTCTGTATCggttcttttcattctcattgttgtcttcGATGATtgtatcaccgagtcccttggactttagactaatccttgtgtctaatgcccactgcaagtagttatctccggagagattgaggggtgcatagtctctgtttgctattttcgacatctgaatcatatTACCATGTAATGTATTAGGTTCATAATATGATCACGTGGCCGCATGAtaaacaagctcggccacaacatgtcttacgcattcatgatattcaaacaattctatacgaccatggtgctatcaatCATGAACCTCACGGTTCTATAggttttctaacaacctaaactTGTATGATCTATATGCTGGTCGATCAATTGTGAATGCATTACAATATTCGGTTTCATGTAAAAACAATCTACCTTATCTTACTTCTTTTCATAATCcctagggtttcaatctttgaattcttatcaaccttatgttaaggtttcaaggccttaagtattttGTGTTCTTAGTTAGATTATTTCAAGAAGAACAATCTAACATTCCTAAACTTCAAGAATAGGCaagaaatcaaacaagcaatagcaatcttaaaatcgatttttaactttagggtttagggtttcgattccttgattagggtttaccaggtttcagattcaatcaatcaatcatacAATCAAGTTCTAGTTTGGAATCGATTTTAACTTTCTAGTTCTAAGACTTTGTCGATTTTGAtcttgtattttcttttaaggTTTCAACAAGAATAAGATTTCCATAatgatggattagggtttcgatcttaTTCTATGTTCTCAGATTGTGTTCATACCTTAGTTTTGTAGAGGTAAAGAACCGGATCACCTGAGAACCTCGAGCTGTTGAGAAAGAACGcttgctgcctcctatcgggtcgctgATGTAGTCGGATGCGAGCTGGGAACGGACGCGAGCTGCGAGCTAGTTGCTGGACGGATGCGTTCTTCTTGTGTGCGAGCTGAGGACGCGATCAGGGAGCTGAGGACGTTCGGTCTTGAGGATGTCAAGCTTTTGGAACAATGGAGAACGTCTAGGGTTTAGCTTAGAGTCGCCGGTAATAGGCTTTTAGGTATCGATTTAGGTCTCAGGGaattagaggctatcgtgctgataacgtgttgtaaaagatggggaaatcgtgtgtctatttcattaatcaaagtgttcccttatataggggattacaagatatggataaaaggaaatagtacaaatccttatcctaaagtaaaaaggaaaacctcttatagataaacatgaagagaaaaggaaagttcCTAAAACTAAGGTCGGTCCAATtctttggccgactctctctccatACGCGGACGCCGTCTTGGACTTGGGcctggacgcggtccgttcttcctttacatggttactagcaatccacatgtgttttataacacttggcaaatgctttcgcagttgttcgtctttcataaatccaagaatttcacctctgactatgaaatacgaatgcccccgactgtccctgttaatcattactccgatcccgaaggccaacacaataggatcgaaatcctatgatgttatcccatgctaatgtatacagagcgtaggcttgctttgagcactctaatttcttcaaagtaacagcgccggaggcacgacccggccagttaaggccaggagcgtatcgccgacagaagagacaagccgaccggtgctcaccgaaggcggaccgggcgacccatcccaaggttcaactacgagctttttaactgcaacaacttaaatatacgctattggagctggaattaccgcggctgctggcaccagacttgccctccaatggatcctcgttaagggatttagattgtactcattccaattaccagactcaaagagcccggtattgttatttattgtcactacctccccgtgtcaggattgggtaatttgcgcgcctgctgccttccttggatgtggtagccgtttctcaggctccctctccggaatcgaaccctaattctccgtcacccgttaccaccatggtaggccactatcctaccatcgaaagttgatagggcagaaatttgaatgatgcgtcgccagcactaaggccatgcgatccgtcgagttatcatgaatcatcagagcaacgggcagagcccgcgtcgaccttttatctaataaatgcatcccttccagaagtcggggtttgttgcacgtattagctctagaattactacggttatccgagtagtagttaccatcaaacaaactataactgatttaatgagccattcgcagtttcacagtctgaattcgttcatacttacacatgcatggcttaatctttgagacaagcatatgactactggcaggatcaaccaggtagcattcataaatcaggacaagaccacgtcatattcccgcaaacacatggaaagtgggaacagacgcagacttgaccgtcatcttttgtccggagacaaacgtgcttagcgggacagaatttcttcgggtcaccgccataatatttccgcaaccgagatctcagcaaacagcttattcacctttgcgaacaatgcataaactatgcaaagacgcaaggatcacaagtgccggcttatgtgttcacgacttccccaccgaaggagatgccgcaaacaacattttaagcaaagcttaacaattccttccagataggtacgcaacacaggccccggatcagttcaacaagcataaaactatgctagtgaagaaactgaggaggatagttggtctgtagttgggtgcgcgagcacagagcctacaaacactagctatccaatcaccactcatacgccgaatgttcattgccccgctaacatcaatctttccaaccactcttgagatgtaatcaaaaaagcaactggaagacggatgaaaccaggccaagaccatgcaagcgcgaaaatttgaagttaggggcaaaacggtccaccggaaaattcgccggaaaagttcccggaaaattcaccggggacaatccggccatcgacctcaacccagccctcgatagtgttggaccgaacagtccaacactacgtacccgaaccgttcgggtactggggggtaggaggctcaagagagtgcctaccccttatatatacaaaacgctttttttcagtctgtcaccagtagacattggttgtgttccggggagtatttttaatgtaaaaaaaaaaatacttcgaatttgaatctgattttttgcatgcttcataaggatggttaaagctattttctggtaaattttcataaatttcttttgcttctaaccatgtcttttgcatgctacaaaggtcggagtttcgtggtctaaacggatgtctacagcaacttttgatcaacacttgacatcctaaactctttgttgacatatttttgatgtttcctttcagaaaactttcttcaaaaatattaatttttgcatttttggcttctcgggtgattttggctgtccgtgggtgattttggcccacgtgggctgtctgttcagtacacacggacgtccgtgtgtgtccgtcagcacacacaggacgtccgtggccgtccgtcagcacacacaggacgtccggctgtccatcagtacacatatcagcacgctccgtggactgttcgggtgattttggcccacgtgggctgtctgttcagtacacacaggacgtccgtcagcacacgcaggacgtccgtggctgtccgtgtgtgtccgtgtgtccgtcagtgcacacaggacgtccgtcagcacacgcaggacgtccgtcagcacacgcaggacgtccgtggctgtccgtgtgtctccgtgtgtccgtcagtgcacacaggacgtccgtcagcacacacaggacgtccgtcagcacacgcaggacgtccgtcagcacacgcaggacgtccgtggctgtccgtgtgtgtccgtgtgtccgtcagtgcacacaggacgtccgtcagcacacacaggacgtccgtcagcacacgcaggacgtccgtggctgtccgtgtgtgtccgtgtgtccgtcagcacacgcaggacgtccgtcagcacacgcaggacgtccgtcagcacacgcaggacgtccgtgcctatccgttagcacacacagactgtccgtggactgatccgtgtactgaactcatatcagcatgctgaccacacatatcagcatgctggcccttcccgtggactgtccgtgtactgattttggacaactgatgcaccatgtcagtacacatatcagcatgctggcccttcccgtggactgatccgtgtactgatccgtgtactgaactcatatcagcatgctgaccacacatatcagcatgctggcccttcccgtggactgtccgtgtactgatccgtgtactgatccgtgtactgaactcatatcagcatgctgaccacacatatcagcatgctggcccttcccgtggactgatccgtgtactgatccgtgtactgatccgtgaactgatccgtgtactgaactcatatcagcatgctgaccacatatatcagcatgctggcccttcccgtggactgtccgtgtactgatccgtgtactgatccgtgtactgaactcatatcagcatgctgaccacacatatcagcatgctggcccttcccgtggactgatccgtgtactgatccgtgtactgatccgtgtacggatccgtgtactgaactcatatcagcatgctgaccacacatatcagcacgctggcccttcccgtggactgtccgtgtactgatccgtgtactgaactcatatcagcatgctgaccacacatatcagcatgctggcccttcccgtggactgtccgtgtactgattttggacaactgatgcaccatgtcagtacacatatcagcacgctggcccttcccgtggactgatccgtgtactgaactcatatcagcatgctgaccatacatatcagcatgctggcccttcccgtggactgtccgtgtactgattttggacaactgatgcaccatgtcagtacacatatcagcatgctggcccttcccgtggactgatccgtgtactgatctggacataagctcgagttttgatggactggactgtccaagtcagtctgattggtccaagtagtacttatgctggctcgactttccatcatccaaccaagtgttaagcaagcgtactgaagggatgaattaactcttttgggttttgatgctcccgtcaggatgcttttggccgagacttgtgcacatgcgggctgcatttcatcggccaatctgaaatattaggttgagagtgaatttcaccaagtaaaaatctcgaacctctgacgggatcttcttatatacttgaatttttttggggtttttggtttttaacgttttggggaggaacatgtgattggaaagggggagggtcgaatcttagcgacaaagggctgaatctcagtggatcgtggcagcaaggccactctgccacttacaataccccgtcgcgtatttaagtcgtctgcaaaggattctacccgccactcggtggtaattataattcaaggcggtccgaacggcgcttccaccgaacggacttagccaacgacacgtgcctttgggagccgaagctcctactgagggtcggcaatcgggcggcgggcgcatgcgtcgcttctagcccggattctgacttagaggcgttcagtcataatccagcgcacggtagcttcgcgccactggcttttcaaccaagcgcgatgaccaattgtgcgaatcaacggttcctctcgtactaggttgaattactattgcgacgcgggcatcagtagggtaaaactaacctgtctcacgacggtctaaacccagctcacgttccctattggtgggtgaacaatccaacacttggtgaattctgcttcacaatgataggaagagccgacatcgaaggatcaaaaagcaacgtcgctatgaacgcttggctgccacaagccagttatccctgtggtaacttttctgacacctctagcttcaaattccgaaggtctaaaggatcgataggccacgctttcacggttcgtattcgtactgaaaatcagaatcaaacgagcttttacccttttgttccacacgagatttctgttctcgttgagctcatcttaggacacctgcgttatcttttaacagatgtgccgccccagccaaactccccacctgacaatgtcctccgcccggatcgacccgccgaagcgagtcttgggtctaaaagaaggggttgttaccccgcctccgattcacggagtaagtaaaataacgttaaaagtagtggtatttcacttgcgccggagctcccacttattctacacctctcaagtcatttcacaaagtcggactagagtcaagctcaacagggtcttctttccccgctgattctgccaagcccgttcccttggctgtggtttcgctggatagtagacagggacagtgggaatctcgttaatccattcatgcgcgtcactaattagatgacgaggcatttggctaccttaagagagtcatagttactcccgccgtttacccgcgcttggttgaatttcttcactttgacattcagagcactgggcagaaatcacattgcgttagcatccgcagggaccatcgcaatgctttgttttaattaaacagtcggattccccttgtccgtaccagttctgagttggctgttcgacgcccggggaaagctcccgaaagagccgttcccagtccgtcccccggccgacacgaggcggtccgctctcgccacgttagcagctcaagcagcccgccaacagtcgacgggttcggaactgggacccccgagcccagccctcagagccaatccttttcccgaagttacggatccattttgccgacttcccttgccta
The DNA window shown above is from Brassica napus cultivar Da-Ae unplaced genomic scaffold, Da-Ae ScsIHWf_339;HRSCAF=538, whole genome shotgun sequence and carries:
- the LOC106430829 gene encoding uncharacterized protein LOC106430829, whose product is MVLLPKARHDWMHLRFLDYKSVDDYNSALFKIVSILKLCGEESNGVRPAGTAPPPEAHEVEKKDPNETYFVQDNKKPYGNSRGGFKRRGRDNSNGRDGYSTGRKGNHNNRGRGSNYGRGRGSYGRGRGGISKPSYTSNKSLCHRCGSDNHW